In Silene latifolia isolate original U9 population chromosome 3, ASM4854445v1, whole genome shotgun sequence, a single window of DNA contains:
- the LOC141648775 gene encoding F-box protein CPR1-like, whose amino-acid sequence MAGVLSIINTKPNKRFLRRNPNSMSRLPADIIHYNILTRLPIKSVLRFKTVCKDWYNYTNSSYFINIHRQDALHESHDYTDLLILCGTPDCFNSSHKYLEAPNYTSGILELIIDVNYTHTSIVGTCNGLICIRCRSLDDISGFVLCNPVTREYSRFIKPPPINYDSILHRDCQYGFGYDVVSHDYKIVNITKLSHDSIVHVYSTNSSSWKEVEKASEMNDVHGTCGVVASNKLHWFIWKRNQGNNDDGILSFDLDTDKFVAMPYPTSFKEYHYDTITLVASIGRLYTIVTDFRLSRVSIWVMKEYGVTESWTKLYEIEQGQFSARLLLVITLRPRRDSGDAVLLLKLVSVVDTQEYLWYDHKNKSIIGKVNVPGNSPANEWVCTASLVPVPGSDPNKRVGYIQKSSSSWKEVEKAPKSVYPCGDQGVVVNNKLHWITSSMLIDTTTSILTFVLNTEEFGQMSYPTKLTIYYHLHKFRLVVSNGRLYIIATHTLSSNVSIWVMKKFVGNQVCTKGGRVIGYRSLRGSGEVLLVKDVSNENQELVWYNLEDTSIREVDVPGSRRIIKNELVCVGSLAPIPDNDSNKCVAVTK is encoded by the exons ATGGCCG GAGTATTAAGTATCATCAATACAAAACCTAATAAGCGTTTCCTTAGACGAAATCCAAACAGCATGTCACGTCTTCCAGCCGATATCATACACTACAACATCTTAACAAGGCTTCCGATTAAGTCAGTTTTACGCTTTAAGACCGTATGCAAGGACTGGTACAATTATACTAACTCGTCGTATTTCATTAATATTCATCGTCAGGACGCCCTTCATGAATCCCATGATTACACTGATCTTTTAATTCTTTGTGGAACACCTGATTGTTTTAATAGTTCCCATAAGTATCTTGAAGCTCCTAATTACACAAGTGGTATATTGGAACTAATAATCGACGTCAATTACACCCATACATCTATTGTCGGTACCTGCAACGGGTTGATCTGCATAAGATGTCGATCATTGGATGATATTTCAGGATTTGTGTTGTGTAATCCGGTTACTAGAGAGTATAGTAGGTTCATCAAGCCGCCTCCTATTAATTATGATTCTATTTTACACCGAGATTGCCAATATGGATTTGGTTATGATGTAGTCAGTCACGATTACAAAATTGTGAATATTACAAAATTGAGTCATGATAGCATCGTTCATGTGTATAGTACAAATAGTAGTTCATGGAAAGAAGTCGAAAAAGCATCCGAGATGAATGATGTCCACGGGACTTGTGGTGTGGTCGCAAGCAACAAGCTACATTGGTTCATCTGGAAGAGAAATCAAGGTAATAATGATGACGGTATTTTGTCGTTTGATCTTGACACCGACAAGTTTGTAGCGATGCCATATCCTACTAGTTTTAAAGAGTATCACTATGATACAATTACTTTGGTAGCTTCAATCGGACGTTTGTACACAATCGTGACTGACTTCCGGTTGTCCAGAGTCTCAATATGGGTGATGAAAGAGTACGGCGTAACAGAGTCTTGGACAAAGTTATACGAgattgaacaaggacaattttCCGCCAGGTTACTTCTAGTAATCACTCTTCGTCCAAGAAGAGATAGTGGGGACGCCGTATTGCTATTAAAATTAGTCAGCGTTGTTGATACTCAAGAATATTTGTGGTACGATCATAAAAATAAGTCTATAATTGGAAAAGTGAATGTTCCCGGAAATAGTCCGGCAAATGAATGGGTGTGTACTGCTAGTCTTGTTCCAGTTCCCGGCAGTGATCCAAACAAGCGTGTAGGGTATATTCAGAAAA GTAGTAGTTCGTGGAAAGAAGTCGAGAAGGCACCCAAATCAGTATATCCATGTGGGGATCAAGGTGTGGTCGTAAATAACAAGTTACATTGGATTACTTCGAGTATGCTGATCGATACAACCACGAGTATTTTGACGTTTGTTCTTAACACGGAAGAGTTTGGACAAATGTCATATCCTACTAAGCTTACAATATATTATCATCTGCATAAGTTTCGTTTGGTGGTCTCAAATGGACGTCTATACATAATTGCGACTCATACTTTGTCGTCCAATGTATCGATATGGGTGATGAAAAAGTTTGTAGGAAACCAAGTTTGTACCAAGGGAGGTAGGGTAATCGGTTACCGTTCATTGAGAGGTAGTGGGGAGGTCTTGCTAGTAAAAGACGTCAGTAATGAAAATCAAGAACTTGTGTGGTATAATCTTGAAGATACTTCGATTAGAGAAGTTGATGTTCCGGGAAGTCGTAGAATTATCAAAAATGAATTGGTGTGTGTCGGTAGCCTTGCTCCAATTCCGGACAATGATTCAAACAAGTGTGTCGCGGTAACAAAGTAA
- the LOC141647336 gene encoding uncharacterized protein LOC141647336 produces MIVTNIGRTAILLVVYFLGIISAFLGIAAMCTSKVYEVQVSGGVSCYPRTRAHVLAMTSALVLLLAHTIVNILNYCSRGCIIRCGRNRYTPTTWSTIALVCFIISWLTFVVAFLLLLGGAVLIDQYQHQRQVQQLGHKQCYILEVAQVGVFGVGCVLSTVSVVFSTFYSIIMADYAVGTSFGDHALPNEGGVAMVPPQVPPPTSHHPV; encoded by the exons ATGATTGTAACAAACATTGGAAGAACAGCAATACTCTTGGTAGTATATTTTTTAGGAATAATCTCTGCTTTTCTGGGAATTGCTGCAATGTGTACGAGCAAG GTTTATGAAGTGCAAGTTTCGGGTGGTGTTAGTTGTTACCCAAGAACTCGGGCTCATGTTTTAGCGATGACATCAGCATTGGTGCTTCTGCTTGCTCATACTATAGTCAATATACTCAATTATTGTAGCAGGGGTTGTATCATCCGTTGTGGAAGGAATCGATATACTCCAACTACTTGGTCGACTATTGCCCTCGTTTGCTTCATTATATCTTG GTTGACATTTGTTGTAGCGTTCCTCCTACTTTTGGGTGGCGCAGTCCTCATTGATCAATATCAACATCAACGACAAGTGCAGCAGTTGGGGCATAAGCAGTGCTATATACTAGAAGTCGCCCAAGTCGGTGTCTTTGGAGTGGGATGTGTCCTGTCCACGGTAAGTGTTGTCTTCAGCACATTCTACTCGATCATCATGGCTGACTATGCTGTAGGCACTTCATTTGGAGACCATGCCTTACCGAATGAGGGTGGTGTTGCTATGGTACCACCCCAGGTCCCTCCTCCCACTTCCCATCATCCTGTCTAG